In one window of Panthera uncia isolate 11264 chromosome F2, Puncia_PCG_1.0, whole genome shotgun sequence DNA:
- the OSGIN2 gene encoding oxidative stress-induced growth inhibitor 2 isoform X2 produces the protein MPLVEETSLLEDSSVTLPVVVIGNGPSGICLSYMLSGYRPYLSSEAIHPNAILHSKLEEGRHLSIVDQDLEYLSEGLEGRSSNPVAVLFDTLLHPDADFGYDYPSVLHWKLEQHHYIPHLVLGKGPPGGAWHNMEGSMLTISFGNWMELPGLKFKDWVSSKRRNLKGDRVMPEEIARYYKHYVKVMGLQKNFRENTYITSVSRLYRDQGEGDGQDRNISTQHLQIEKSKLIKRNWEIRGYQRVADGSHVPFCLFAENVALATGTLDSPAHLEIEGEDLPFVFHSMPEFGAAIGKGKLRGKADPVLIVGSGLTAADAVLCAYNNNIPVIHVFRRRVTDPSLIFKQLPKKLYPEYHKVYHMMCTQSYSVDSTLLSAYTSFPEHHVLSFKPDMKCILQSISGLKKIFKLSAAVVLIGSHPNLSFLKEQGCYLGHNSSQPITCKTNPVEIDAYTYECVKEANLFALGPLVGDNFVRFLKGGALGVTRCLATRQKKKHLWKEEEEMG, from the exons ATGCCATTAGTTGAAGAAACTTCTTTACTGGAAGATTCATCAGTGACTTTGCCTGTGGTAGTAATAG GAAATGGACCCTCAGGAATCTGCCTTTCTTACATGTTATCGGGCTACAGACCATATTTATCATCAGAAGCAATACATCCAAATGCAATCTTACATAGTAAATTAGAAGAAGGAAGACATCTTTCCATTGTTGATCAG GACTTAGAATACCTGTCTGAGGGCCTTGAGGGCCGATCGTCCAATCCAGTGGCAGTCCTTTTTGACACACTTCTTCATCCAGATGCTGACTTTGGGTACGATTATCCATCCGTTTTGCATTGGAAATTAGAACAACATCATTACATCCCTCACCTAGTTCTCGGTAAAGGTCCACCTGGTGGAGCTTGGCAT AATATGGAAGGTTCCATGTTGACAATCAGCTTTGGAAATTGGATGGAGCTACCTGGACTTAAATTTAAAGACTGGGTATCCAGCAAACGAAG gaacCTAAAAGGGGATCGTGTTATGCCAGAGGAAATAGCTCGTTACTATAAACATTATGTAAAGGTCATGGGTCTGCAGAAGAATTTCAGAGAGAATACTTATATCACCTCTGTATCAAGACTCTACAGAGATCAAGGTGAGGGTGATGGACAAGACAGAAATATTTCAACGCAGCATTTACAGATAGAGAAGTCAAAACTTATCAAGAGAAATTGGGAGATCAGAGGTTATCAGCGAGTAGCGGATGGTTCCCACGTTCCCTTCTGTCTCTTTGCTGAGAACGTAGCTCTGGCAACCGGAACGCTGGATTCTCCTGCCCATCTGGAAATTGAAGGGGAAGATCTTCCTTTTGTGTTCCATTCAATGCCTGAATTTGGAGCTGCTATAGGCAAAGGAAAGTTGCGTGGCAAAGCGGACCCAGTGTTAATTGTGGGTTCCGGGCTTACTGCAGCTGACGCAGTACTGTGTGCGTACAACAATAATATTCCTGTGATTCATGTATTTCGCAGACGAGTAACTGATCCAAGCTTAATTTTCAAACAGCTTCCCAAAAAGCTTTATCCAGAATACCATAAAGTCTATCATATGATGTGTACTCAGTCATATTCTGTAGACTCCACTCTTCTTTCTGCTTATACCAGTTTTCCTGAGCACCATGTGCTTTCCTTTAAGCCGGACATGAAATGCATTCTTCAAAGCATCTCTggattgaagaaaatatttaagctgTCTGCAGCAGTAGTACTGATAGGTTCTCATCCCAATCTGTCTTTTCTGAAGGAGCAAGGGTGTTACCTGGGCCACAACTCAAGCCAGCCCATCACATGTAAGACTAATCCTGTGGAAATAGATGCATATACCTACGAATGTGTTAAAGAAGCCAACCTTTTTGCATTGGGTCCTTTGGTTGGAGACAATTTTGTTCGATTTTTAAAGGGAGGGGCATTGGGTGTTACACGCTGTTTAGCTACGaggcagaagaaaaaacatttgtggaaagaggaggaggagatgggatAG
- the OSGIN2 gene encoding oxidative stress-induced growth inhibitor 2 isoform X1 translates to MPVWCCRCSLAGHFRNYSDTETEGEIFNSLVQYFGDNLGQKVKAMPLVEETSLLEDSSVTLPVVVIGNGPSGICLSYMLSGYRPYLSSEAIHPNAILHSKLEEGRHLSIVDQDLEYLSEGLEGRSSNPVAVLFDTLLHPDADFGYDYPSVLHWKLEQHHYIPHLVLGKGPPGGAWHNMEGSMLTISFGNWMELPGLKFKDWVSSKRRNLKGDRVMPEEIARYYKHYVKVMGLQKNFRENTYITSVSRLYRDQGEGDGQDRNISTQHLQIEKSKLIKRNWEIRGYQRVADGSHVPFCLFAENVALATGTLDSPAHLEIEGEDLPFVFHSMPEFGAAIGKGKLRGKADPVLIVGSGLTAADAVLCAYNNNIPVIHVFRRRVTDPSLIFKQLPKKLYPEYHKVYHMMCTQSYSVDSTLLSAYTSFPEHHVLSFKPDMKCILQSISGLKKIFKLSAAVVLIGSHPNLSFLKEQGCYLGHNSSQPITCKTNPVEIDAYTYECVKEANLFALGPLVGDNFVRFLKGGALGVTRCLATRQKKKHLWKEEEEMG, encoded by the exons aaactatagtGACACTGAAACCGAAGGAGAGATTTTTAATTCCTTAGTGCAATATTTTGGTGATAATTTGGGGCAAAAAGTTAAAGCTATGCCATTAGTTGAAGAAACTTCTTTACTGGAAGATTCATCAGTGACTTTGCCTGTGGTAGTAATAG GAAATGGACCCTCAGGAATCTGCCTTTCTTACATGTTATCGGGCTACAGACCATATTTATCATCAGAAGCAATACATCCAAATGCAATCTTACATAGTAAATTAGAAGAAGGAAGACATCTTTCCATTGTTGATCAG GACTTAGAATACCTGTCTGAGGGCCTTGAGGGCCGATCGTCCAATCCAGTGGCAGTCCTTTTTGACACACTTCTTCATCCAGATGCTGACTTTGGGTACGATTATCCATCCGTTTTGCATTGGAAATTAGAACAACATCATTACATCCCTCACCTAGTTCTCGGTAAAGGTCCACCTGGTGGAGCTTGGCAT AATATGGAAGGTTCCATGTTGACAATCAGCTTTGGAAATTGGATGGAGCTACCTGGACTTAAATTTAAAGACTGGGTATCCAGCAAACGAAG gaacCTAAAAGGGGATCGTGTTATGCCAGAGGAAATAGCTCGTTACTATAAACATTATGTAAAGGTCATGGGTCTGCAGAAGAATTTCAGAGAGAATACTTATATCACCTCTGTATCAAGACTCTACAGAGATCAAGGTGAGGGTGATGGACAAGACAGAAATATTTCAACGCAGCATTTACAGATAGAGAAGTCAAAACTTATCAAGAGAAATTGGGAGATCAGAGGTTATCAGCGAGTAGCGGATGGTTCCCACGTTCCCTTCTGTCTCTTTGCTGAGAACGTAGCTCTGGCAACCGGAACGCTGGATTCTCCTGCCCATCTGGAAATTGAAGGGGAAGATCTTCCTTTTGTGTTCCATTCAATGCCTGAATTTGGAGCTGCTATAGGCAAAGGAAAGTTGCGTGGCAAAGCGGACCCAGTGTTAATTGTGGGTTCCGGGCTTACTGCAGCTGACGCAGTACTGTGTGCGTACAACAATAATATTCCTGTGATTCATGTATTTCGCAGACGAGTAACTGATCCAAGCTTAATTTTCAAACAGCTTCCCAAAAAGCTTTATCCAGAATACCATAAAGTCTATCATATGATGTGTACTCAGTCATATTCTGTAGACTCCACTCTTCTTTCTGCTTATACCAGTTTTCCTGAGCACCATGTGCTTTCCTTTAAGCCGGACATGAAATGCATTCTTCAAAGCATCTCTggattgaagaaaatatttaagctgTCTGCAGCAGTAGTACTGATAGGTTCTCATCCCAATCTGTCTTTTCTGAAGGAGCAAGGGTGTTACCTGGGCCACAACTCAAGCCAGCCCATCACATGTAAGACTAATCCTGTGGAAATAGATGCATATACCTACGAATGTGTTAAAGAAGCCAACCTTTTTGCATTGGGTCCTTTGGTTGGAGACAATTTTGTTCGATTTTTAAAGGGAGGGGCATTGGGTGTTACACGCTGTTTAGCTACGaggcagaagaaaaaacatttgtggaaagaggaggaggagatgggatAG